The following are from one region of the Nitrospirota bacterium genome:
- a CDS encoding LemA family protein — protein MKKIFYIFIMILILGVSGCGYNKMQANEEGVKAAWGDVEASYQRRNDLIPNLVEVVKGYAKHEKDVLIQVTEARAKVGSIQMSKDMLSDPQAFSQFHQAQSAMSSALSRLMVVVEKYPDLKANQNFQDLQHQLEGTENRINVARTRYNESVSIYNTSLRIFPNVITNKFLLQLKPREPFKAEAGAEKAPAVKF, from the coding sequence ATGAAGAAGATATTTTATATTTTTATTATGATCTTAATTTTGGGTGTATCAGGGTGTGGTTATAACAAGATGCAGGCAAATGAAGAGGGAGTGAAGGCGGCATGGGGGGATGTGGAGGCGTCTTATCAGAGGAGAAATGACCTTATACCTAATCTTGTTGAGGTTGTGAAAGGATATGCAAAACACGAAAAGGATGTGCTTATACAGGTAACAGAGGCAAGGGCTAAGGTCGGAAGTATTCAGATGTCAAAGGATATGCTGAGCGACCCTCAGGCATTTTCACAATTCCATCAGGCGCAATCAGCCATGAGCAGCGCCCTTTCCAGGTTGATGGTGGTTGTTGAGAAATACCCTGACCTTAAAGCCAATCAGAATTTTCAGGACCTCCAGCATCAGCTTGAGGGAACTGAAAACAGGATTAATGTTGCACGTACACGTTATAATGAGTCAGTAAGTATTTACAACACATCTTTGAGAATCTTTCCCAATGTTATTACAAATAAGTTCTTGTTACAATTAAAACCAAGGGAACCTTTTAAGGCAGAAGCAGGGGCAGAGAAGGCACCGGCGGTGAAGTTTTAA
- the oadA gene encoding sodium-extruding oxaloacetate decarboxylase subunit alpha: MKNKKRKVFVTDTTLRDAHQSLLATRLKTADMLPIAHKIDQVGYWSVEMWGGATFDSSMRYLKEDPWERIRLLKEQMPNTPFQMLLRGQNLVGYRHYSDDVVEAFVEHAISNGIQILRIFDALNDFRNIKAAVKATLKNGGKVEGTICYTISPVHNNAAFVDMGKRLEDMGCDTICIKDMAGLLSPYDAFDLVSELKKCVSIPLHLHTHDTSGMSIATYVTAVEAGLDIVDTAVSTLASGTSQPPVETFANILRRSTKYTAELNLELISEIAEYFRDARKKYKAYESEYTGVDPGVLIYQIPGGMISNLASQLNEQQALGKMKDVLLEVPNVRKEFGYPPLVTPMSQIVGTQAALNVVTGERYKVITTETKNYFKGLYGRPPAPIDEEIRRKVIGEEEFIEKRPADLLEPEMEKLTAEVGDKAKCVEDVLLYALFPKVALDFFDAREKGIKPEEAVVNGTVNSTDNNEEPALAHLAPSEFNIKLHGETYHVKVGGMGHPSEGGRPYFIYVDDQLEEILVDSLVEVVPSVSGVIDAKATGHSIRPKAREEGDVTTPMPGTVVKIKVKVGDNVEAGDTVLIVEAMKMENEVHTPISGKVEKIHVSEGDSVNPDEVLVVIRQ, encoded by the coding sequence TTGAAGAATAAGAAGAGAAAGGTATTTGTCACAGATACAACTTTAAGGGATGCACATCAGTCTTTACTGGCTACCCGACTTAAAACGGCTGATATGCTTCCGATTGCCCATAAGATTGATCAGGTGGGCTACTGGTCTGTGGAGATGTGGGGCGGTGCAACATTTGATTCAAGCATGAGGTATCTGAAGGAAGACCCATGGGAGAGGATAAGACTGCTTAAAGAACAGATGCCGAATACCCCTTTTCAGATGCTTCTTCGCGGACAGAACCTCGTTGGGTATCGCCACTATTCTGATGATGTAGTTGAGGCATTTGTTGAACATGCAATTTCAAACGGTATTCAGATACTCAGGATTTTTGATGCCTTGAATGACTTCAGGAATATCAAGGCAGCAGTAAAGGCTACATTAAAAAATGGCGGAAAGGTTGAAGGAACTATCTGCTACACTATCAGCCCTGTGCATAATAATGCGGCATTTGTTGACATGGGGAAGAGGCTTGAGGATATGGGGTGCGATACAATCTGCATCAAAGATATGGCGGGCCTTCTTTCACCGTATGATGCCTTTGACCTGGTCAGTGAACTGAAAAAGTGTGTCTCCATTCCGCTTCATCTTCATACCCACGATACAAGTGGGATGTCAATTGCAACTTATGTAACGGCTGTTGAGGCAGGTCTGGATATAGTTGATACGGCAGTATCTACACTTGCATCCGGTACATCTCAGCCGCCGGTAGAGACTTTTGCAAATATTTTGAGACGTTCAACTAAATACACGGCAGAGCTTAACCTTGAATTAATCTCAGAGATTGCGGAATATTTCAGAGATGCCCGTAAAAAATACAAGGCGTATGAAAGTGAATATACAGGGGTTGACCCGGGCGTGCTTATATACCAGATACCCGGCGGCATGATCTCAAATCTTGCGTCCCAGTTAAATGAACAGCAGGCATTAGGAAAGATGAAGGATGTATTATTAGAGGTACCGAATGTCAGGAAGGAGTTCGGCTATCCGCCGCTTGTTACACCGATGAGCCAGATAGTAGGGACACAGGCCGCCCTGAATGTTGTTACAGGCGAAAGATACAAGGTGATAACTACAGAGACCAAAAATTATTTTAAGGGTCTGTACGGCAGGCCGCCTGCCCCGATAGATGAGGAAATCCGCAGGAAGGTTATCGGTGAGGAGGAGTTTATTGAAAAAAGGCCGGCAGACCTCCTTGAACCTGAGATGGAGAAACTTACAGCAGAGGTAGGTGATAAGGCAAAGTGTGTTGAGGATGTGCTCTTATATGCACTCTTCCCAAAGGTTGCCCTTGATTTTTTTGATGCGAGGGAGAAGGGGATAAAGCCTGAAGAGGCAGTAGTGAACGGGACAGTAAATTCGACTGATAATAATGAAGAGCCTGCACTTGCCCATCTTGCTCCAAGTGAGTTTAATATCAAACTGCATGGTGAGACTTATCATGTTAAAGTAGGGGGTATGGGCCATCCAAGTGAAGGGGGGAGGCCTTATTTCATATATGTTGATGACCAGTTGGAAGAGATACTTGTTGACTCACTCGTTGAAGTAGTCCCAAGTGTATCAGGTGTTATAGATGCGAAGGCCACAGGACATTCTATCAGGCCAAAGGCAAGGGAAGAAGGAGACGTTACAACCCCAATGCCCGGTACGGTTGTCAAGATAAAGGTAAAGGTCGGTGATAATGTCGAGGCCGGCGATACAGTGCTTATTGTTGAGGCTATGAAGATGGAGAATGAGGTACATACGCCAATCTCGGGGAAGGTTGAGAAGATTCATGTATCAGAAGGGGACTCTGTCAATCCTGATGAAGTTCTTGTCGTGATAAGGCAATGA
- a CDS encoding PD40 domain-containing protein, which yields MKYIQTAIERYYNDKLQYPKTLDELVPMYLNVLPKYSSSKNYFYAYYPAGTPKSYHLGAPLGGRNATDPEAFKSDADFNSERAGLVGGFTGMDPVYDLTGGSIPNITSINPSLIGTGTFNLTIDGVNFDSGAVEQVYNTDGTFMGHGAIKSRTASQIVVVEYMNGVTPGDYTVYVKNSDGQWSNGVTLTITNSTIAPTDKFLTYLNPDPYGDSTRVYWIQNNKRYHVIDSTLIDTMRYSSIAGWSWQGVYTVSNAYTPAPDFISTASESNGMFIRLYGGTDVYKINNGQKEYVSNAVCQQVNCWPDVIDVPQTYLDMFPTSGTTTVISLAMNDWMKLYCGPWENTVDGLKVYGTDYRINNQILSKTIYNFIGKELFIKWKANNGGSFSAFGPGLFGVLDLGDNFSSPSACCQTYTKAIANDTWYYTRIKINPDKTFNHVTSTNNYDINGGSVFVSETKTIPDAQWQFIDKTQIYFRSGDQYAGASSYFVIAEVKTDAIPVTISYGSTVTYDFEDGLIPASFHSTGNWTVTNDGYNSSHSLYINTSQNSSISLDVTDAVAVSFKIRVNIPTYSGIGFTIPGYIALSESGDNFQCWNDLHFIVPGSGIKTLIWNFSNWGGGAGQAWIDDIKIYYAGSARTIHGKVTQNGVGLSGVSLTITDLTSTITTTASDGTYSFTNLADGSYTITPTLNWYAFTPASKPVTVAGTDVTGVDFSAEDSMPPSMQVTTNGSSVQPSWSLDGSRIVYQSTTNGITNIRTININGTDQKQITNMPGILYGINRSAWGPVYQPNSDQIYYIDNSPTGADYHWIAKTSNNGSTGRTPIMKVPGGNTFSAPKFSPDGSRFCYVQYNPYSTTKFSIMIANADGSNPQLIMGNNNINYAWTHSVSWGRGINRV from the coding sequence TTGAAATACATTCAAACCGCCATAGAGAGATATTACAACGATAAACTACAGTACCCTAAAACCTTGGATGAACTTGTTCCGATGTACTTAAATGTCTTACCTAAGTATTCATCGAGTAAAAACTATTTTTATGCTTACTATCCAGCAGGCACGCCCAAATCATATCATTTAGGTGCACCTTTGGGTGGACGCAATGCGACTGATCCGGAAGCATTCAAATCGGATGCGGATTTTAATTCTGAAAGAGCGGGCTTAGTAGGTGGATTTACTGGTATGGATCCGGTGTATGATTTGACAGGAGGAAGCATTCCCAATATTACTTCCATAAATCCTTCTTTAATTGGAACCGGAACTTTTAATCTGACTATTGATGGTGTCAACTTTGATAGCGGAGCGGTAGAGCAGGTCTATAACACCGATGGCACCTTTATGGGACATGGTGCCATCAAGAGCAGGACTGCTTCACAGATCGTTGTTGTGGAATATATGAACGGCGTAACGCCTGGCGACTATACAGTATATGTCAAAAACTCCGACGGCCAATGGTCTAACGGAGTAACGCTAACCATAACAAACTCGACTATAGCTCCTACTGACAAATTTCTAACATACCTCAATCCTGACCCTTACGGCGACTCAACGAGAGTCTACTGGATTCAAAATAATAAAAGATATCATGTGATTGATAGCACTTTAATAGATACTATGAGATACAGCAGTATAGCCGGCTGGAGCTGGCAGGGAGTTTATACTGTTTCCAATGCATACACACCTGCCCCTGATTTTATTTCTACTGCCAGCGAATCAAATGGGATGTTTATAAGATTATACGGCGGGACGGATGTCTATAAAATCAATAACGGACAAAAGGAATATGTTTCTAATGCGGTTTGCCAGCAAGTAAACTGTTGGCCTGATGTTATTGATGTGCCTCAAACCTATTTAGATATGTTCCCGACATCTGGTACAACTACCGTCATTTCTTTGGCAATGAACGATTGGATGAAGCTGTACTGTGGCCCGTGGGAGAATACGGTTGATGGATTAAAAGTGTATGGGACTGATTATAGAATTAATAATCAAATACTTTCAAAAACTATATACAATTTTATCGGCAAAGAATTATTTATAAAATGGAAGGCCAATAACGGAGGCTCATTTTCCGCATTTGGGCCGGGGCTTTTTGGTGTCCTTGACTTAGGAGACAATTTTTCCTCTCCTAGTGCTTGTTGCCAAACTTACACAAAAGCTATTGCAAATGATACATGGTACTACACGAGGATTAAAATAAATCCTGACAAGACCTTTAATCATGTGACATCTACAAATAACTACGACATTAATGGAGGATCTGTATTCGTCAGTGAAACGAAAACAATTCCTGATGCTCAATGGCAGTTCATTGATAAGACTCAGATATATTTCCGATCCGGTGATCAATATGCAGGAGCAAGTTCTTATTTTGTGATTGCCGAAGTAAAAACAGATGCAATACCTGTAACGATTAGTTATGGAAGCACTGTGACTTATGATTTTGAAGATGGTTTAATACCGGCGTCCTTTCATAGCACGGGCAATTGGACAGTTACTAATGACGGATATAATTCATCACATTCTCTATATATAAATACCAGTCAGAATTCAAGCATTTCTCTGGATGTCACTGATGCCGTAGCAGTAAGTTTTAAGATTAGAGTGAATATACCTACATACTCTGGCATTGGATTTACTATACCTGGTTATATAGCACTGTCAGAGTCAGGAGACAATTTCCAGTGCTGGAATGATTTACATTTTATTGTTCCTGGCTCCGGTATTAAGACATTGATTTGGAATTTTAGCAATTGGGGCGGAGGAGCTGGACAGGCATGGATAGACGATATCAAGATATACTATGCTGGCTCTGCGCGGACGATCCACGGCAAAGTAACTCAAAATGGCGTTGGCTTGAGTGGTGTATCCTTGACTATAACCGACCTCACCTCTACTATAACTACCACCGCATCGGATGGAACCTACAGTTTTACCAACCTGGCCGATGGCAGCTATACAATTACTCCGACCTTGAATTGGTATGCCTTCACACCTGCAAGTAAACCAGTGACAGTGGCAGGCACAGATGTAACAGGAGTTGATTTTTCTGCCGAAGACAGTATGCCGCCTTCTATGCAGGTTACAACAAATGGGAGTAGTGTCCAGCCTTCATGGTCTCTTGATGGCAGTCGCATTGTTTATCAAAGTACCACAAATGGAATAACGAATATCCGGACGATTAATATCAATGGAACCGACCAAAAGCAGATTACGAATATGCCCGGTATCCTTTATGGCATTAATAGAAGTGCATGGGGACCAGTGTACCAACCCAATAGTGACCAGATTTATTATATAGACAATTCGCCAACAGGGGCAGATTATCACTGGATCGCAAAAACTTCAAATAATGGTTCTACAGGGAGAACCCCAATAATGAAGGTCCCTGGAGGGAATACTTTTTCGGCACCAAAATTTTCACCGGATGGAAGTAGATTTTGTTATGTGCAGTATAACCCTTATTCAACTACTAAGTTTTCGATTATGATCGCAAATGCTGATGGATCAAACCCTCAATTAATCATGGGGAATAACAATATCAATTATGCTTGGACTCATAGTGTTTCCTGGGGTAGAGGAATCAATAGAGTATAA
- a CDS encoding PAS domain S-box protein yields MSIQKKVVSAILFSSLIFLTASLLVTYYHVKDVLINVTGSDFAEIAKKTAERFDSTLKEEITTFKYLASNKTFIKGVKENSRDSLDVYLTYYLSYMEEEKEHLGLFIVNDRGRIIAGDSHSTGYYNPDQSDEHWWKVTYSNGKGSVYVSNIYFDKIRGVRAFDIGIPVSDPANGRIVGGIRSVMNVDLFFDFIREMGFGKTGHGMLVDSNGTPLICALLPPAEHYFNNSLINLFKNKKNDRAIAHDDAHGGKNSIIGFSELPYTNSFGTESLGGRKWYTFVRQDPKETFAPLYQLMKKALFFDSLIVMLLTLLGLITARKMLLRPVNILHSGIDKVSGGDLSYKITIHTGDELESLAYGFNKMSDSLKESYDTLEAKISDRTIELEKTKNYLESILKYSTDMIITTDMDGKIVTFNEGAEKMLGYKSHEVIGTIMADYYFNKADREKVIGIIKSSEMIKNFETQLVRKDGGVIDISLSLSLLKDENGKVIGTVGISKNITGLKTAQNELKEYSQKLESMVEQRTIELEESKSHLEAMLSGIADGVIFTNQDNKLTFINDAAETIFDIKKDEWIGKDFQYAHSADSHKKAIQLIADMRAGKLTSYSGEIRSGNKTIFANFSPIMHGEEYLGVIFISRDITEMKRLQTNLVKSEKLALVGKMSSQIAHELRNPLVPIGGFARLISRRLEEDSPLKNYSNIIVKEIDRLEKLLHNILYFTKEIKPVTQPGDLNNILEEIIALYKDSFTDKFINTRKTLSSDIPLISIDSAQIKQAMINIMNNSIQAMPVGGTLTIESSIVDQDKIPFAQIKIKDTGSGIPEEIRKHIFDPFYTTKIQGMGLGLTLTKEIIEAHNGDIEVESKEGKGTTFIVRLPLS; encoded by the coding sequence ATGAGTATACAGAAGAAGGTGGTTTCGGCCATCCTTTTTTCCAGTCTTATATTTCTGACAGCCAGCCTGCTTGTAACTTACTACCATGTTAAAGACGTCTTAATAAATGTTACAGGAAGCGATTTTGCAGAGATCGCAAAAAAAACAGCCGAGAGGTTTGACAGTACATTAAAGGAAGAGATTACTACCTTTAAATATCTGGCATCAAACAAGACTTTTATTAAAGGTGTCAAAGAAAACAGCAGGGATTCTCTTGATGTCTATCTCACCTATTATCTTAGCTATATGGAAGAGGAAAAAGAACACCTCGGTCTTTTTATTGTAAATGACAGGGGCAGGATAATTGCCGGCGACAGCCATAGTACCGGCTATTACAATCCGGATCAATCGGATGAGCATTGGTGGAAAGTAACATACAGCAATGGAAAGGGAAGTGTATATGTAAGTAATATATATTTTGATAAGATTCGGGGTGTAAGGGCTTTTGACATTGGAATCCCTGTGTCAGACCCGGCAAACGGCAGGATTGTCGGCGGTATCAGAAGTGTAATGAATGTTGACCTATTCTTTGATTTTATCCGTGAAATGGGATTCGGCAAAACCGGGCATGGTATGCTGGTAGATTCTAATGGAACACCGCTTATCTGTGCACTCCTCCCTCCGGCAGAACATTATTTCAATAATTCATTGATTAATCTCTTTAAAAACAAGAAAAACGACCGGGCTATTGCTCATGATGATGCACACGGCGGGAAAAATTCTATAATAGGATTTAGTGAACTGCCATATACAAATTCTTTTGGTACAGAAAGTCTCGGAGGAAGGAAATGGTATACGTTTGTTCGTCAGGATCCAAAGGAAACATTTGCACCGCTTTACCAACTTATGAAAAAGGCCCTCTTTTTTGATTCTCTTATAGTCATGCTGCTTACACTTCTCGGCCTAATTACAGCAAGGAAGATGCTGTTGAGGCCGGTAAATATACTGCACAGCGGAATAGACAAGGTATCAGGCGGAGACCTGAGTTACAAGATCACTATACATACAGGGGATGAGCTTGAATCGCTTGCATACGGTTTTAATAAGATGAGTGACTCCCTTAAAGAATCTTACGACACTCTTGAAGCAAAGATAAGCGACAGGACTATTGAACTTGAGAAAACAAAAAATTATCTTGAGAGCATACTTAAATACTCGACTGATATGATTATAACAACCGACATGGATGGGAAAATTGTTACCTTTAATGAAGGTGCTGAGAAAATGTTAGGGTATAAAAGCCATGAAGTAATTGGAACCATTATGGCTGATTATTATTTTAATAAAGCAGACAGGGAGAAGGTCATAGGGATTATTAAAAGTTCTGAGATGATAAAAAATTTTGAGACACAGCTTGTAAGAAAAGATGGAGGTGTAATTGACATCAGCCTTTCCCTATCATTATTAAAGGATGAAAACGGCAAGGTAATCGGCACTGTAGGAATAAGTAAAAACATCACCGGATTAAAGACCGCCCAGAACGAACTCAAAGAATATTCGCAGAAGCTTGAATCAATGGTGGAACAGAGGACAATAGAACTGGAAGAGAGCAAAAGCCATCTTGAGGCAATGCTGAGCGGCATAGCAGATGGCGTTATATTTACCAATCAGGATAATAAGCTTACCTTCATAAATGATGCTGCAGAAACAATATTTGATATTAAAAAGGATGAATGGATCGGAAAGGATTTCCAGTATGCACATTCTGCAGACTCCCATAAAAAGGCCATTCAATTAATTGCAGATATGCGTGCAGGAAAACTGACTTCATACTCCGGTGAAATCCGATCAGGCAACAAAACAATATTTGCCAACTTCTCCCCGATTATGCATGGTGAGGAATACCTTGGAGTAATCTTCATCTCAAGGGATATCACTGAAATGAAAAGACTTCAGACAAACCTTGTGAAATCTGAAAAACTTGCACTTGTAGGAAAGATGTCCTCACAGATAGCACATGAGCTTAGAAACCCTCTTGTTCCTATAGGGGGATTTGCCAGGCTAATCTCCAGAAGATTGGAAGAGGATTCACCATTAAAGAATTACTCCAACATTATTGTAAAAGAGATTGACAGGCTGGAAAAACTCCTGCACAACATACTCTACTTTACAAAAGAGATAAAGCCTGTAACACAGCCCGGTGACCTGAACAACATATTAGAAGAGATTATTGCACTTTATAAAGACTCATTTACAGATAAATTCATAAATACAAGAAAAACATTATCATCGGACATACCGTTAATTTCCATTGACTCAGCACAAATCAAACAGGCTATGATAAACATTATGAACAATTCAATTCAGGCCATGCCGGTTGGAGGTACGCTGACAATAGAAAGCAGTATTGTAGATCAAGACAAAATACCTTTTGCACAGATAAAGATTAAAGACACAGGCAGCGGCATTCCAGAAGAAATAAGAAAACACATATTTGATCCATTCTATACTACAAAGATACAGGGCATGGGACTGGGCCTGACACTTACAAAAGAGATAATTGAGGCACATAACGGAGATATAGAGGTTGAAAGTAAAGAAGGCAAAGGAACAACATTTATTGTAAGACTACCGTTGTCATAG
- the trpS gene encoding tryptophan--tRNA ligase: MKKRVLSGMRPTGKLHLGNFSGALDNWLRLQEEYESFFFIADWHALSTEYAGASHLREFTQHMLVDWLSAGLDPQKCTIFIQSQVPEHAELHILFSMITPLSWLERVPTYKEQQQELKEKDLSTYGFLGYPLLQSADILVYKADFVPVGIDQLPHLELTREVARRFNFLYGNVFPEPQALMTEYPKLPGTDGRKMSKSYNNAIYLSDTKEDIWEKLRTMVTDTKRVKRTDCGDPEVCPVFALHRVYSSQDIIQKVDTECRRAGIGCIDCKKWLNNSLIERLEPIRERRAQYSNHPDIVKDIIEQGAKKAREVTSVVLSEVREAVGI, encoded by the coding sequence ATGAAAAAACGTGTTTTGAGCGGTATGAGACCAACGGGTAAACTTCATCTGGGGAATTTCAGCGGTGCACTCGATAACTGGCTGAGGCTTCAGGAAGAATATGAATCATTCTTTTTTATAGCAGACTGGCATGCACTTTCTACTGAATATGCGGGTGCTTCACATTTAAGGGAATTCACTCAGCACATGCTTGTGGACTGGCTGTCGGCAGGGCTTGATCCGCAGAAGTGTACTATCTTTATTCAGTCACAGGTTCCGGAACATGCAGAACTACATATATTATTTTCAATGATTACGCCGTTGTCATGGCTTGAAAGGGTTCCTACTTATAAAGAGCAGCAGCAGGAGCTGAAAGAAAAGGACTTGTCTACTTACGGCTTCTTAGGCTACCCGCTCCTTCAGTCTGCAGACATACTTGTTTACAAAGCAGATTTTGTGCCGGTGGGAATTGACCAACTGCCTCACCTTGAACTTACAAGAGAGGTAGCAAGGAGGTTCAATTTTCTCTACGGCAATGTATTCCCTGAACCACAGGCCCTAATGACTGAATACCCCAAGTTACCGGGGACCGATGGCAGGAAGATGAGTAAGAGTTACAACAACGCAATCTATTTATCTGATACAAAAGAAGATATATGGGAAAAGCTCAGGACAATGGTGACTGATACTAAACGGGTTAAAAGGACAGACTGCGGTGACCCTGAGGTATGTCCTGTCTTTGCACTTCACAGGGTATATTCTTCGCAGGACATCATTCAGAAGGTGGATACAGAATGTAGAAGGGCCGGCATCGGATGTATTGACTGCAAGAAGTGGCTTAACAATTCTTTGATAGAGAGGCTTGAACCAATAAGAGAGAGACGTGCACAATATAGCAACCATCCTGATATTGTTAAAGATATAATTGAACAAGGTGCAAAAAAAGCCCGCGAAGTTACCTCAGTAGTGCTTTCAGAGGTAAGGGAAGCAGTAGGTATATAA
- a CDS encoding site-2 protease family protein, translating to MAIPVIFAITLHEAAHGWVAYKFGDSTAKYAGRLTLNPIAHIDPFGTIILPIITYLFAGVVIGSAKPVPVNFNNLRNPKRDMIWVGAAGPAVNLLMGLGCGILFQVLFFMFRTGSVRSGIASVILLPVMLMLKEGIKWNVLLMVFNLIPVPPLDGSRILVGLLPYKQAEAVSRLEPYGMLIITFLVFLNPLGFMSRIIWPIMSILTRLFAGMPVF from the coding sequence ATGGCAATCCCTGTCATATTTGCGATTACGCTTCATGAGGCTGCGCATGGGTGGGTTGCATATAAATTTGGTGATTCCACAGCCAAGTATGCAGGAAGATTAACATTAAATCCGATAGCCCATATTGACCCGTTCGGGACTATAATCTTACCGATTATCACCTACTTATTTGCAGGGGTTGTGATAGGTTCTGCAAAACCGGTCCCTGTAAATTTTAATAATCTCAGGAATCCTAAAAGGGATATGATCTGGGTCGGCGCAGCAGGGCCGGCAGTAAACCTTTTAATGGGATTAGGTTGTGGAATCCTGTTTCAGGTATTGTTCTTTATGTTCAGGACAGGTTCAGTAAGGTCAGGCATTGCCTCTGTAATCCTTCTCCCTGTAATGCTGATGCTAAAAGAAGGTATAAAATGGAATGTCCTGTTAATGGTATTTAACCTTATCCCTGTCCCGCCGCTTGATGGAAGCAGGATATTGGTAGGATTGTTACCTTACAAACAAGCCGAGGCCGTCAGCAGACTTGAACCTTATGGAATGTTAATAATAACATTTCTGGTATTTCTAAACCCGCTTGGGTTTATGTCGCGGATTATATGGCCTATCATGAGCATATTGACAAGGCTGTTTGCGGGGATGCCTGTGTTTTAA
- the accC gene encoding acetyl-CoA carboxylase biotin carboxylase subunit, translating into MFKKVLIANRGEIALRIIRACKELNIPTVAIHSEVDAITLYVKKADESCLVGPGPVAGYLNIYRIIDLATQKGVDAIHPGYGFLAENHEFAEACQENGITFIGPSPDAMKNMGDKILARQMMKRAGVPVVPGIEHAIDSASDAEKIAGDIGYPVMLKAAAGGGGRGIRLCRTPEELKKNFEIASSEALKAFGKGDVYIEKYIECPRHIEFQILADNYGNVVHLGERDCSIQRRHQKLIEVAPSPFLDPDLRRRMGEAAVKAAKAAGYTNAGTIEFLVDKDKNFYFLEMNTRVQVEHTITEEVTGIDIVKEMIRIAAGKRLSVTQEDVKIDGYAIECRINAEDPRNGFLPTTGRISAYYSPGGFGVRIDGNVYRGYVVPPYYDSMLAKMTVWGRTWDEVVARTARGLDEFVIRGVKTTIPFYRMIMRDASFKKGEFDTHYIENRFNELLYEDEMEKIDMVFAIAAAITAYSYR; encoded by the coding sequence ATGTTTAAAAAAGTTCTTATAGCTAACAGGGGTGAGATTGCCTTACGGATAATCAGGGCATGTAAGGAATTGAATATCCCTACTGTTGCCATTCATTCTGAGGTAGATGCGATTACCCTTTATGTTAAGAAGGCGGATGAGTCTTGCCTTGTAGGCCCAGGGCCTGTTGCAGGCTACCTTAATATCTACAGGATTATTGACCTTGCTACACAAAAAGGTGTGGACGCCATTCATCCGGGATATGGGTTTCTTGCAGAGAACCATGAGTTTGCTGAGGCTTGTCAGGAGAACGGGATTACATTTATCGGCCCGTCTCCTGATGCTATGAAAAATATGGGGGACAAGATACTTGCCCGTCAGATGATGAAGAGGGCGGGTGTTCCTGTTGTGCCTGGTATAGAACACGCAATTGATTCTGCATCTGACGCAGAAAAGATTGCAGGGGATATAGGTTATCCTGTAATGCTGAAGGCAGCAGCAGGGGGCGGCGGCAGAGGGATAAGATTGTGCCGCACACCTGAAGAGTTAAAGAAAAACTTTGAGATTGCTTCGTCAGAGGCACTCAAGGCATTCGGTAAGGGTGACGTTTATATTGAAAAATATATCGAGTGTCCGAGGCATATTGAATTCCAGATACTAGCTGATAATTACGGTAACGTTGTTCATCTCGGTGAACGTGATTGTTCTATTCAGAGGCGGCATCAGAAGTTAATCGAAGTAGCACCTTCACCTTTTCTTGACCCTGATTTAAGGAGACGGATGGGCGAGGCCGCAGTTAAAGCGGCAAAGGCCGCGGGTTATACCAATGCAGGGACTATTGAATTTCTTGTGGATAAAGATAAGAACTTTTATTTCCTTGAGATGAATACCCGCGTGCAGGTGGAACATACCATAACTGAAGAGGTTACAGGTATTGATATAGTTAAAGAGATGATCAGGATTGCCGCAGGTAAAAGGCTTTCTGTAACTCAGGAAGATGTGAAGATAGACGGCTATGCCATTGAATGTAGGATAAATGCCGAGGACCCGAGAAATGGGTTCCTGCCGACAACAGGAAGGATTAGTGCATACTACTCACCGGGTGGATTCGGTGTCAGGATAGATGGTAACGTGTACAGGGGCTATGTTGTGCCTCCATACTATGATTCCATGCTTGCGAAGATGACTGTCTGGGGCAGGACATGGGATGAGGTTGTGGCAAGGACAGCAAGGGGTCTGGATGAATTTGTGATAAGGGGTGTTAAGACCACTATACCGTTTTACAGGATGATAATGAGGGATGCGTCTTTTAAAAAGGGGGAGTTTGATACTCATTATATTGAAAATAGGTTCAATGAATTGTTATATGAAGATGAGATGGAAAAGATAGACATGGTGTTTGCAATAGCCGCGGCAATAACGGCGTATTCGTATAGATAA